The region CCAGCAAGTTCAAAGCCTATTCCCGTGGTATCCGCTGAACGGACAATACCGGTATACCTTTGTTGATGCAGATAATGCGGTGTTTCATTAAGAGGCTGTGTTATCACATTGGGTACTGTGATTTTTGCTGATGCAGTGACTTGCTGCTCAGTACAAGCACTTAAAAAGAGCAAGCCAATGATAATTGGCAATATATTAACCGAGCGCAGTGCTGTCACTTTATTCATACTCAACATCCTATTGCTGTCGCAACTTCCTTAATCTCAATTAAATCAATACTTAATCGTACTTAAAATTTGAGTGCATCTAATAATGCAGTGATAATAAACTAGACTGTATAGTCTATTTTGTAATTAGTTTATTTCTATAAAACTAGACTGTCCAGTCTAATTTGTGATTAAATGTGATTGAGTGTTAAGTCACTGTTGCTAAGAAGCGCAAATGTAAGCATAAAAATAAGAAGATTTAATTATGAGCAATGTCCAAGATCCTACACCTTGTGTTCACGGTGCGCCAAAAACGCGCAGTGAACAAAAACGCATGCAAATTTTACATGCGGCAATTGAGCTGTTTTGTGTTCAGGGCTTTCCGAACACCAGTATGGACTTGGTCGCTAAAAAAGCTGAAGTCTCTAAGCAGACGGTTTATTCTCATTTTGGCTCTAAAGACGAGTTATTTGTAGCTGCGATTGAATCTAAATGTGTGGTGCATCAGCTAACTGGCAACTTGTTGGATGATGCTGTAAACGTAGAGCAAACCATTACCATGTTTGCTCAGCAATTTAGTGATTTAATCGTTAGTGAGGAAGTCTTGGCAGTGTTTAAAACTTGTCTTGCTCATGCTGATACTCATCCAGAGTTGTCGAAATTGTATTTCGATGCCGGCCCTAAACACCTGCTAGCTTTGCTGGCTGATTATTTGACGACAGTAAATCAACATGATGAGTTCTATTTTCCTCATCCACACGACAGCGCTGTAAGGTTATGCTTAATGTTATTTGGTGAGCTGAAATTACGCCTAGAACTAGGGCTTGATGTTGCAGATTTACTGCCGCGACGGGCGCAATATATTGAAGAAACTGTGAAGATGTTTTTGTGCGCCCATAAAAAATAAACCATTTAATAAATAAGTGCTGCAGGATGCATAATTACTTTGTTGAACAAGAAATAAATGATGGACTAAGATCTGTAATATACTGAATTTGTGATCCAATTTGATACAATAATAGTATAGACGTTAAGATTTATACCTGATAATTTCTGGCCAATATAATAATGAGAAAGGAAGCTGTAAATGAAATCGAATTCAAGCTTGTTACTTGCGACTGAATCAACAAACTCAGCGCACAATATTTCCCTACAGTCTTCTTGTTTGCTCAATGTGAAAACAATGGCTAAAGCCGCCAAGTTAGCTGCAGTTGCAGGGACATTCCTTGCCAGTTCAGTATCTGCATACGATTACTCTCCATTTAAATTCCATGTATCTCGTACATCAACTGAAGCGGCTCAAATCGATAATACTGATGCCGAGCTGCAACGTGATGTATGGCGCATGAAGCTTTCAGCCATGATGCCGCTTGGTAAAGAATGGTCTATTGGGGCGAACATAGGCTATGACAATTTAGATTATGGCTTTAAAAAAGTGACGACTGGTCTTTTAGACAGCCAAGTGACTCCATGGAGCTCAATTAACAAATACAGCGCGGGCTTATCATTAAGCTATCGCCCTAATGACAACTGGATGTTCTTGATAGCGCCAAAACTGCAATATGCTTACGCTAACACGGCATCATCATCAGATGCGCAAAGTTACGGTGTTGTGGGCTCTGCAATGTACCGTTTCGAGTCTGGTAATATGCTAGGTTTTGGTGTTGCTTACTTAAATGATATTTCAGAAGTAAAAACCGTACCTTACTTAGCTGTTAGATGGAAAATCACCGACAAGCTAACGTTGAGTAACCCATTTCAAGCTGGATTCAGCGGCCCAGCCGGTTTAGAACTCGCTTATGAGCACAATGATAAATGGAACTTTGGTTTAGGAACTTCAAGAAGATCTGAACGTTTCTTAATTTCTGATGCAGAACAAACCATTGAAGTTGAAGAGTGGGTTTCTTTTATTCGCGCAGGTTGGAACATCAGTAAGAAAGTGACAATTAATGCTTATGGCGGCTATTTCTTTGCAGGGGAAATGGAGCTAAGTGAACCTAAAGTGACTGATGAAATTGAAAACCAAGCAGCGATTGGTTTAGCGTTTGATATTAAGTTTTAAAATCAAATGAGTTAAGACTAAAAAAGCGACCATGAGGTCGCTTTTTTAATGTTTGTAATGACATCCGTCGTTAACTAATTATCAATATTACTTAGCAAGCATGTCTTTGCGTAAGCTTTTTTGAGCAGGGTCATCGCCTAACCAAATCTTGATTAAAGCCTGTCTAAACACTTCACCTTCAATGGTGGCTTGTTCTTCATCATTTTTAAAGCTGGTTACACCAGCGCCTTTATGCGTCACAAAAGTGAATTGATCGCCTTTACTGACTTCTTCCGTAAATAGACCCATAAACTCATCTATATTGGCTTGGATTGGCGCAGTATTGTCACCTGTAGCAGCTTCAAACCCTTCAACAATGGCATCTGTCATCTTATCAGAGGTAATCATACCTGAAGTGATATTGAGTCTTATCACTGCAAGAGGTTGAGCCAGCACCTGGTCTAGGTTGGTTGCGGGTTCTGGTACATATAAACTGCCAACATATAAATCCATAAAGAACTTACTGCGAACACCTGCGCCATTTAAGCTGAGTTGTTGCTCTGCAATAGTCAGATCATCAGCCAGTTGAATGCCTGAAACCGTTTTGGCTTGTGCAACTTGAGGTACGATTAACGCGGCTGTTAATGCCACGGTTGAAAATAGTTTCATAGGGAACTCATATTATAATTATGTCGATTTATCGAGGCTAAATAGTCATTTGCTATTTTTCGGTTCAATAAAGATTAAGTGCGCATCCCTAGCTTGTATTGTCCATTTTGCTCAAACATGATTGCTTGTTTCTTCTTAGGTGACATCAAAATTGGACCGTCATCAAAAAACAAAAATGCTTTCCAGTTTTGGGCAAATACCGCCCAAGTCGTTTCGATTATCTGGTACTTTTCATAACAGAAGAAAACTTGGGTATCGTCACTCCAGTCAATAAACTCGGCAATCGGTTCAGGTAAAGTATTATCTTCAGAATCCCATGCTGACTGCCAGTGCTCAGTGATTTTCCAAGCATCTTGCTTAGCAGCCCAGTCACCTTTAGAAAACAATTCAGCACGATTACACTTATTACTAATCCATTGATTCCAAACCGTCATTGCACTTTTGTCCGTTAAGGGTTTGATTAACGCCTTGTCTGCATCATCAACAGGTAAATCTTTATGATTAAAAATCCACTTGCGTTTGTACATATCGAGCGGGATGTAAGTGTGTGCCAAAAATGACTCCTAGATTGAAATGGGTGAGGTAAGCGCGAGATTATAACTTTTCGGTATTGATAGTGCTAGCAGTAGAGGTAAAGCAATAAAGGTAAGAGGTAGGTAAAAGTAGCGAATTAGTCGATAAAAATAGATAAGTTGCTTTGTAAGGGTTAATGAAATGACTCGCTAGCGCTGAGAGCTCAGCACTAGCGAATATATAGATTACAAACCGTTAATGTATTGCTCAACAGTTGATTCTGGCACCATGGCTGCTAAGTCAGTTTTAACGGCTTTATTACCTTGTAATAACTGCTCAAACTGTTTTATCAACGCAACCTTGTCTGGTGACACTCTATCGCCAGCACCAATGTTGGTTAAATCAATCATAAAGCCATCAAACAAGTCTGCTAAATCATCAATGATATCCATATTCAAAAACTGGTCTTGGTTATAGATACTTGGGTAACCGGCTTTTTGCTTATCAATAGCAAAAGAGTCACCTTTCAAATTCGTAATGCTGGTGGACTTATCACAAGACAGCATACAGCCATTATCAATACGCGGTTTTTCACAGCCAACACTTTGCTGGAAGAAGCACTGTCTGCTAGCCATTAATAAAATGGGATGATAAATGCTGTAGAGCATTTTGAAGTTTTTAGGTCGTGCTATTTGCTTAATTTGTTGGCGGTTAATTTCATTTGAAATAAATGCGCCGCTACAATCAAAGCCTTCTTGTAGTGCCAATAAAACATAAGAGTTTGTGGTATTTAAGAATGGCCCAGCAATCCATTTTACGCCTAGCTTTTGAGCATGGTATGCAATACCCGTGTTATTGGTCACGATGAGTTCAGGCTTTACTTGCTGCAATATATTCAGTGCGGCATCGTAATCCTTACCAATCAGTACAGGCGGGAACCATGGGATTAAACGTGGATTTTGTTTGAAAAAATCAACGTATTGAGTACAA is a window of Shewanella donghaensis DNA encoding:
- a CDS encoding TetR/AcrR family transcriptional regulator, which encodes MSNVQDPTPCVHGAPKTRSEQKRMQILHAAIELFCVQGFPNTSMDLVAKKAEVSKQTVYSHFGSKDELFVAAIESKCVVHQLTGNLLDDAVNVEQTITMFAQQFSDLIVSEEVLAVFKTCLAHADTHPELSKLYFDAGPKHLLALLADYLTTVNQHDEFYFPHPHDSAVRLCLMLFGELKLRLELGLDVADLLPRRAQYIEETVKMFLCAHKK
- a CDS encoding DUF6268 family outer membrane beta-barrel protein, with the translated sequence MKSNSSLLLATESTNSAHNISLQSSCLLNVKTMAKAAKLAAVAGTFLASSVSAYDYSPFKFHVSRTSTEAAQIDNTDAELQRDVWRMKLSAMMPLGKEWSIGANIGYDNLDYGFKKVTTGLLDSQVTPWSSINKYSAGLSLSYRPNDNWMFLIAPKLQYAYANTASSSDAQSYGVVGSAMYRFESGNMLGFGVAYLNDISEVKTVPYLAVRWKITDKLTLSNPFQAGFSGPAGLELAYEHNDKWNFGLGTSRRSERFLISDAEQTIEVEEWVSFIRAGWNISKKVTINAYGGYFFAGEMELSEPKVTDEIENQAAIGLAFDIKF
- a CDS encoding chalcone isomerase family protein, translated to MKLFSTVALTAALIVPQVAQAKTVSGIQLADDLTIAEQQLSLNGAGVRSKFFMDLYVGSLYVPEPATNLDQVLAQPLAVIRLNITSGMITSDKMTDAIVEGFEAATGDNTAPIQANIDEFMGLFTEEVSKGDQFTFVTHKGAGVTSFKNDEEQATIEGEVFRQALIKIWLGDDPAQKSLRKDMLAK
- a CDS encoding DUF2947 domain-containing protein, producing MAHTYIPLDMYKRKWIFNHKDLPVDDADKALIKPLTDKSAMTVWNQWISNKCNRAELFSKGDWAAKQDAWKITEHWQSAWDSEDNTLPEPIAEFIDWSDDTQVFFCYEKYQIIETTWAVFAQNWKAFLFFDDGPILMSPKKKQAIMFEQNGQYKLGMRT